A genomic segment from Canis aureus isolate CA01 chromosome 4, VMU_Caureus_v.1.0, whole genome shotgun sequence encodes:
- the SYNPO gene encoding synaptopodin isoform X2, whose product MEGCSEKANLLRHLEKVASEEEEVPLVVYLKENAALLTANGLHLSQNREVQQSQPSPPTTEAHSPAADGNQNLSSLSATLTTPAPNSNHSLPAADINQNPPATVTPQSLPLSNSQQPSEAQLPPNGTASDCKPSSLCSSGQPPEPAAEVRSSTLLIDKVSAPPTTTNTFSRETTPISDSGTPAPDFMSSSLLIDVQPSVPVVPTEQETSGWAATPTPTKLYSEVHFTLAKPPSVVNRTARPFGIQAPGSTSQMERSPMVERRHLGEKALASQPPIVADRSPRPQRHVMSHSPMVERRSVAQRSPALERRPLGNFTPPPTYAETLSTAPLAPRVRSPPSYSALYPSSDPKPSHLKSQAVPASKTGILEESMARRGSRKSMFTFVEKPKVTPNPDLLDLVQTADEKRRQRDQGEAGVEEEPFALGAEASNFQQESAPRDRASPAAAEEILPEWASCLKSPRIQAKPKPKPNQNLSEASGKGAELYARRQSRMEKYVIESSGHTELARCPSPTMSLPSSWKYSTNAPGGFRVASRSPARTPPASLYHGYLPENGVLRPEPTKQPAYPLRASLYVLSPIKEPVKASPRAASPAKPSSLDLVPSLPKGALPASPALPRASRSSPGLYTSPGQDGLQPTAVSPTYSSDISPVSPSRAWSPRAKQAPRPSFSTRNAGIEAQDRRESLPTSPPWTPGASRPPSSLDGWVSPGPWEPGQGGSRSSPPPPPPPPPPPPPRSPSWSERSPSPLRPEAEARPPSRQLQALLARNIINAARRKSASPRPPGADSLRPFSPPGAPPPPPAPAPPPPPRLRSPQPARPGPAAAPGPGPAPGPGPGPAAAFSPIPRSPLSAAPSPCASPRSPLPAPPRPFPYRRSPTDSDVSLDSEDSGAKSPGILGYNICPRGWNGSVRLKRGSLPAEAPCTT is encoded by the exons ATGGAGGGATGCTCAGAGAAAGCCAACTTGCTGCGGCACCTGGAGAAGGTGGCCAGCGAGGAGGAAGAGGTCCCGCTGGTGGTTTATTTGAAGGagaatgcagccctgctgacGGCCAATGGGCTGCACCTGTCCCAGAACCGAGAGGTCCAGCAGAGCCAACCAAGCCCGCCCACGACAGAGGCCCACAGCCCAGCTGCAGATGGCAACCAGAACCTGTCCTCACTCAGTGCCACCCTCACCACACCAGCTCCTAACAGCAACCACAGCCTGCCAGCTGCAGACATCAACCAGAACCCACCGGCGACTGTCACCCCGCAGAGCCTGCCGCTCTCAAACAGCCAGCAGCCCTCGGAGGCACAGCTCCCTCCCAATGGCACGGCGTCAGATTGCAAACCCAGCAGCCTGTGTTCCAGCGGGCAGCCCCCAGAGCCAGCTGCGGAGGTGAGATCCAGCACACTTCTGATTGATAAGGTGTCAGCTCCACCTACCACCACCAACACCTTCTCCAGAGAAACTACTCCCATCTCCGACTCTGGGACCCCAGCCCCGGATttcatgtccagctccctgctcatcgaTGTACAGCCCAGTGTCCCAGTGGTGCCAACAGAACAAGAGACGTCTGGGTGGGCAGCCACGCCCACGCCCACCAAGCTATACAGTGAGGTCCACTTCACACTGGCCAAGCCCCCATCAGTGGTCAACAGGACCGCCAGACCCTTCGGCATCCAGGCGCCGGGGAGCACCAGCCAGATGGAGCGGAGCCCCATGGTAGAGAGACGACATCTTGGGGAGAAGGCCTTGGCTTCCCAGCCCCCCATCGTGGcagacaggagccctcggccACAGAGACACGTGATGTCCCACAGCCCCATGGTGGAAAGGAGGTCCGTGGCACAGCGAAGCCCTGCCTTGGAGAGACGCCCCTTGGGGAACTTCACTCCACCTCCCACCTATGCCGAGACCTTGTCCACGGCTCCCCTGGCTCCCCGGGTTAGGTCTCCCCCCTCCTACTCTGCCCTTTACCCCAGCTCCGACCCCAAGCCTTCTCATCTGAAGAGCCAGGCGGTTCCTGCCAGCAAGACGGGCATTTTGGAGGAGTCAATGGCCCGCAGGGGCAGCCGGAAATCCATGTTCACTTTCGTGGAGAAGCCCAAGGTGACCCCGAATCCAGACCTGCTGGACCTGGTACAGACGGCTGATGAGAAGCGGAGGCAGAGGGACCAGGGGGAGGCAGGCGTGGAGGAGGAGCCCTTCGCGCTGGGGGCTGAGGCCTCCAACTTCCAGCAGGAGTCAGCACCCCGGGACAGGGCCAGCCCCGCGGCGGCCGAGGAGATCCTCCCGGAGTGGGCCTCCTGCCTCAAGTCACCGCGCATCCAGGCCAAGCCGAAGCCCAAGCCCAACCAGAACCTGTCCGAGGCCTCCGGGAAGGGGGCCGAGCTCTATGCCCGCCGCCAGTCCCGGATGGAGAAGTATGTCATCGAGTCCTCGGGCCACACCGAACTGGCCCGCTGCCCTTCACCCACCATGTCCCTGCCTTCATCCTGGAAATATTCCACCAATGCTCCTGGCGGCTTCCGAGTGGCCTCCCGGAGCCCAGCCCGGACCCCGCCCGCCTCCCTCTACCACGGCTACCTGCCTGAGAATGGGGTCCTGCGCCCCGAGCCTACCAAGCAGCCGGCCTACCCGCTGCGGGCCTCGCTCTACGTCCTCTCGCCCATCAAGGAGCCTGTCAAGGCCTCGCCGAGAGCTGCCTCGCCCGCCAAGCCCAGCTCCCTGGACCTGGTGCCCAGCCTGCCCAAGGGGGCCCTCCCGGCGTCGCCCGCCCTGCCTCGGGCCTCCCGCTCCTCACCGGGCCTCTACACCTCTCCTGGCCAGGACGGCCTCCAGCCCACGGCCGTGAGCCCAACCTACAGCAGCGATATCTCCCCCGTGTCGCCCTCCAGGGCGTGGTCTCCCCGAGCCAAGCAGGCCCCCAGGCCTTCCTTCTCCACCCGGAATGCTGGGAtcgaggctcag GACCGCCGCGAGagcctgcccacctccccgcccTGGACGCCCGGCGCCTCCCGGCCCCCCAGCAGCCTGGACGGCTGGGTGAGCCCGGGGCCGTGGGAGCCGGGCCAGGGCGGCAGCAGGAgcagccccccgccgcccccgccgcccccgccgcccccgccgcccaggTCCCCCTCGTGGAGCGAGCGCTCGCCGTCCCCGCTGCGGCCCGAGGCCGAGGCGCGGCCCCCCAGCCGCCAGCTGCAGGCGCTCCTGGCGCGGAACATCATCAACGCGGCCCGGCGCAAGAGCGCCTCCCCGCGGCCGCCGGGCGCAGACAGCCTGCGGCCCTTCTCGCCGcccggggcgcccccgcccccgcccgcgcccgcgcccccgcccccgccgcgcctgCGCTCGCCGcagcccgcccggcccggccccgccgccgcccccggccccggccccgcccccggccccggccccggccccgccgccgcgtTCTCCCCGATTCCGCGGAGCCCGCTGTCGGCCGCGCCCTCGCCCTGCGCCAGCCCCCGGAGCCCGCTGCCCGCGCCGCCCCGGCCCTTCCCCTACCGCCGCTCGCCCACGGACTCCGACGTGTCCCTCGACTCCGAGGACTCCGGGGCTAAGTCGCCCGGGATCCTCGGCTACAACATCTGCCCCCGCGGCTGGAACGGCAGTGTGAGGCTCAAGCGCGGCAGCCTCCCCGCCGAGGCCCCCTGCACCACCTag